ATCGTCAGGGTGAAAGGGACGAATAAGATAGCGGGGACGACAAGGCTCTTTGACATCAACCCCATTCACAGGTCATGCGAGCTCGGCTCTACCTGGTATGGCCGGGAATATCAGAGGACGTTCGTGAATTCTGCCTGCAAAGCCATGCTCTTAGGTTATTGTTTCGAAACATTAGGGATGATCAGGGTCCAGTTCAAGACAGATGAGCGAAACGAGAGATCGCAAAAGGCGATTGAGCGTTTGGGCGCCGTGAAAGAAGGCGTCCTCCGGAATGAAAGAATCTTATCCAATGGATATATCCGGAACGCCGTGGTTTACTCTATCACCAACGAGGAGTGGCCGGCTGTGAAAGAACAGTTTGGGAAAAGGGAGAAACGATATTAAAGGAGGAGTGCACATGTACCAGTATTTCAACGGTCTTACCATTCGGGAGGGGACAGAAAGTGTGCCTGCTGATGCGGTCGAAGCTCTCTTTCAAGATGCAGGATGGGCACGGAACACCCCTGACTGGCAAAAAGAAAAGTTCTCCCTAATCTTCACGAATTCAACCTGGGCATTTACCGTATGGGACGGGAACGACATGATCGGGATGATCCGGGTGATTTCAGACAGAATCATGGCAGCCAACATCATGGACCTGGTCGTTCTGACAGGATACCGTGGCCGGGGGATAGGGAAGAAGCTTGTTGAATTATGTGTTCAAAAGCTGCCTCACGGAGATTGGTTCGCCCACACATCTGCAAACAACTTCCCTTTCTACAAAACATGCGGATTCGAAGTGAAGAACCTGGCTGAGAACGGCACTTGTGCATATTACGGGTATATTCAGGCGAGGAAAGATGGGCACAGGTGAGAAACGGCCGGAAAATGAAATCACAGCCATGATGTCACCGTTAGAACAAAGGATGAAAGATAAAAAGTGGAAGCTTGTGAATAAAGAGAGGATTCACGGTGCCCATGCCGGTCAAATTTTCAGGGTTCTTGTAGATGAAGGGGATAACCGGAAAGACTCTTATGTTTATAAAGAATTTGCCGATGGTCGTGAGAATGAAGTGGAACTTTATTTGAAGATACCGGTCCAGATGAATAGGTTCGGTGTGATCGAAGATGTCTGGGATGAGAAGCCTAAGGCGATGTTAATGAAGGATCTGGCTTCCCCTCTGAAGGGCAGCTTTTCACTTCTATCATTCAAAGAAAAAAAGAACGTGCTGCAGGAAATTTTACAAAGACTCTCTGACTTACATACTTCAGATTTGCCTGAAAAGGACATGGAAATCCATACGCTATCTTTTGAATGGAAAACATGGTGTGTGGAGGAATTAACCAAAATATGTGAGAGATATCAGTGGGCATCCCGGCAATGGATAGACGTGATAGAAGAAATAGACAAAGGGCGGTCTGCTGGAAAGAAACGATTGAAATGTCCGCTTGTGTTGACACATGGAGATCCTCACATGGAAAATGTTTTCCGCTATAAAGGTGAAATTTGCTTCATCGACTGGGAGTGGGCAGCCCTCGGATCACCGTTGAGGGACCTCACCATTCTGATGCAGGACCTTTATGATGTTGAGTTGATCCAATACGCTACACAAGGCTATCGAAGCATGTTGAAGTCAAAGAATCTTTTTATTGAAAAAGAAGACTACCAATCCGACTTCACTCTCCTTTATCTCGCCCACACGACCATGATGCTTGCCTGGGAGATACATAAATTCTTTAAAGGCTATCTGACAGAAGCGGACATTCAAAGAATCATAGAGTTTAAGATAGGAGAAATCAGGCGTGTTGCAAGTGAGCGGCCAGACGATACGGATCCGAAAGAATAGAAGATGTGATTTTTAGTGTGAAGGAGGTGCAGTGTGTTTGACAACGATTGGATTTATAAGGCATGGCATCACTGAGTGGAACATTCTTGGCAGAGCCCAGGGTACGTCTGATATCCCTTTAAATAAAGAGGGAAGAAGACAAGCTTCCCTCATGGGAGAAAGACTGCTGAATGAAGCAGATTGGGATGTGATGATTGCAAGTGACTTATCGAGGGCGATCGAAACAGCCGGCATCATAGGAAACAAAATCAATATGCCCATCCATCACTATGAAACGAGAATCAGAGAAATAAACTGCGGGGAAATAGAAGGAACGACGGAAGAAGCCAGGCTAATGCGGTGGGGCAGTAACTGGCGTAATCTGGACCTTGGGATGGAGAGATTTGAAGACGTAGGCGAAAGAGGGAAAGAAGTAGCAGAGGAGTTAGTCCAACTTTATAACGGGAAGCGGATATTAATCGTGAGCCACGGTGCCCTGATTGGGTTGACCCTCAAAGCATTGCTTCCTGCAGCGTTTGAGCGTACATATATCGATAATGCTTCCATGACCATACTCAGACAATCTGAAGGCGGATGGAAGTGTGAGTTATACAATTGTACGGAGCACTTGACCCGAAACACTTCAACCTCCGTCATTCAACAAAACTAAATGAAGAGAGGGATTGAACCATGCAACTGAAATTAAAAGATGACATGCTCATCACTGTGAGAAAATATGAATCTAATGATTTTGATAAAATCAATGAGCTGAATGCAGAGGAACAATGGAACAACCTGGTGAACAAGAAAGAAGATACGAAAGACGCATGGAACCAGTCGAATATCGCGTATGTTGCGATTCATGACGGGCAGCTGCTCGGTTATATCCGTGGAATGACTGATGGAGCGATCACAACCTTTATTTGTGAATTATTGATCCACCAGGATTTCCGGGGATTCGGTATGGGGGATGCACTTCTCCAATATGTCCATGGACTGTATCCGAAGACAAGGGTCGAAATGCTCGCGAGCTCTACTTCTCATACATACTATGAGCAGAAGGGGTACAGGCCGTTCTATGGATTCCGGAAGACGTATGAGGAGCAGGCAGTTGTTAGGAAGTAATCATCATTCAGTGGATATTGGGGATGGTCCCTTAAATAGGTAAGTTGATAATAAATAGGTAGAAGTCGATAATATAACCGGAAAGTCGATAATATGTGGGTGAGAACTCGATAATATATTTGAAAACTCGATAATATATGAGGAGAAGTCGATAATATCACGCCAAACCAGGCCGATTTATGGGTTTCGGAAGACGCTTCAGACGTAACTGACTGTTAGAAATCAGCAAAACACTTGAATTCAATAACAGGAGTGATCACCATTAAAAGAATATACATGCTGCACGGGTTCATGGGGACCGCGCATACACATTTTTCTCACCAGATTTCTTACTTCGGGGAGAGCTATGAGCTGATTACGCTCGATTTACCGGGACATGGACATGCAACGGTGGCATCGTCGCCTGACTATATAGAGGATACAATCACATATCTCATTCATCAGCTAAGAAGTACGGGACCCGGCTTATTGATGGGTTTATCTCTCGGTGCATCCCTGGCCATACATACTGCCTTAAGGGCACCGGAGCAAGTGGAAGGGGTTGTGCTGACAGGGTACTCTCCTTTTATACCTGAGGAGCTGAAAGGGATCATGGAAAAACAGCACGAATTCTTTCTGAATATCGAAGAACATGATGAGGAGGCGGCCCGTCATTTTCACGACCTGCACGGGGAGAAATGGAAGGAAACGATTCAGCACGTTCTCCACACGATGACCTTTCATTATCCTGCCGTCACAAAGGAAGATCTGCTTTCTATCAAGACTCCCGTGCTCCTGCTGAACGGCAGCCATGATGTGCATGAAGTAGAAGCCGTGTCTTTTGTTAATAAGTCAAACCCTGAAATAGAAGTCGGCCTCATCCCTGATGCCGGTCATACCGCCAATATTGATCAGCCGGAAATATTTAATAGAGTAGTAGGAAGTTTCCTGAACAGGCATTCTCACTAGAAAATCATCAAAGAAAGGACAATCATATGATAGAGACAATAGGATATATCATCATTTGTGCAGCAGGATTAACACTGTATTTCGGAGGACGGTCCAGAGAGAAGGAAAAAGTGAAAGGAATCGGGATCGGTCTCCTGATTTGCTTAGTCTTGTTTCTCGCACCGGACTTTTTTCGAGGGTTTGTTGATGGATTTATAGAGGGATTTGTTGAGTGATGAAGGGAATGGATTCTTGAGGGAATCCATTTTCTTTGTGAGGAAAACCTTTCCTGATGTTGTTTCGTCTATTCATATGGGAGGGAAGAGCGTGGAAGAATTATCAAGAACAAAGTTTGAAGAGGCGGCTGTGACGATCGAGGATGTTGTAGACCAGTATGGGGAAGACGTATGGAAGCTTGTATTTTCGTATGTACGTCATGAACAAACGGCAGACGATCTGACACAGGAAATCTTCATTAAGATTTATAAAAAAATAGATACATTCGCCGGCCATTCCACCATGCGCACATGGATATGGAGAGTGGCGATCAATCACTGCAAGGATTACTTGAACAGCTGGTATAAACGGAGAGTATCTCCAGAGGAAGATCGCCGTTTTGAAAGGATGCGTTCAACGAGCTGTGTTGAAGGAGATGTTGTTCAGCGGGATGAAGACCGTGAATTGGAAGCAGTTGTGATGGGACTTCCTTTGAAATACAGGGAAATCATCTATCTATATTACTATGAAGAATGCCCGATAAAGGAAGTGTCTTCTCTTCTCGGTGTAAAGGAAAATACAGTGAAAACGAGATTAAGAAAGGCAAAACAGTTGATGAAAGAAAGGCTGGTGAACGGATGATGGAAGATCGGTTTAAAAATCTGAAGAGAGCAATGGATGGCGGAAGCTTCCGGGACATGCCCTTTACCGAAGAGAAAAAGCAGATGATCAAACATACCATCAATACCTCCAGGGAGAGTGATGATGATATCCAGGTGCATATTCTGCAGTTGCTTCTCAAGGAAAAAACAGGTCATGAATTACATGTCTATCTTCGTGCCAGAGGAATCAAGAAATATGAGGAAAGACAAGGTTTCCTATATACGGTCCTTCACAAATTGGAGCAGGAAAGGATACTGGAATCGATATGGAGTGACGGAGAGAAGCGATATGTCATTTCAAAGCGGGGAAGGAAACTCCTTCAACAAATAGAAGAAGGAAATGTGAGACAAAGACTATCCTTCAAAGGCTTGCTGGAGGGGGAATGACACATGGGTACAAAGCGAAATGAATACTTGGACAAAGTCATAGGTTATGTAAGAAATAAAGAAGCAAAGCACTTTGTGGCAAGGGAACTCCAACATCATCTGGATCAAGAGAAGAAATACTTGAAGGATAGCGGGCTGGAAGACAGTGCTGCAGAAGAAAAAGCGATCCTTCAAATGGGCAGTGCTGAGCGGCTGGGCCATGAAATGAACAAACTGCACCGTCCAAAAGTGGATTGGATCATGATCGGACTGGTTTTGGTGATTTCGTTGATTGGGATTCTTCCGATACTCCATATGGAAGAAGCATATTACAAGGGTGACGAATTTTTAGTTAGGAAAGTTTTTTATCTAGCTGTTGGCGCGGTTATTAGTCTTTCCTTAATGTTATTTAATTACAAACATTTGCAAAAGTTAAAGTGGTGGATTTATTGTCTTACATCTCTAATTCTGATTGCTGTAGCGATCTTTCCTAATCAATATATCAATGGAGAAGGTTATTTCGTTATATTAAGTTTCCCGATAGATAGTACAGTTGCTTTGACTTCATTAGTTCTCTGTTGGGTTATATTCTTAGGGGGAACTAGAAAAAAAATTTGGTGGACACTTCCTTTTCTATTTGTCAGTATTTCTTCGTTGTTCATAATTCCTAGCATAACAGCGGCATTTGTATTTGTATTGACAATAACAGTATTACTCTGGTTTAGATACAAAGAAAATAGAAAGCATATGGTGTTAGGTTATGGAATAATTACAATTATTGTAGGATTCATGCTGAGTACGGCCGATCTAAAGCCTTATCAATACGAAAGGATTTCAGCCTTCCTGCACCCTGATGAATATAAAAGAACGAGTGGTTACATGTACATTCGTAATCAAGAATTACTGTCTCGTGGAGGATGGTTTGGGAATAGTGGAGATGCTGAAGCAATAGCAGATGCCCATTCAGAGTATGCTTTGACTTTTATTACATATTTTTACGGGTGGATAGCAGGAGGCATACTAATCATAACTGGGCTTTTCATTATGTACAGGATGATTCGCAGTATAAAGAGCATCAAAGACCCCTTTGGCCGCATCATCATCATTGGCGGAGTCACCTTGTTTGCGACCCAATTTCTCTATAATATCGGTATGATTCTGGGCTTCCTGCCACTCACTGGAATGTCTCTGCCTTTTGTAAGTTATGGCTTGAATCCGACTATACAGGTTTCTGTGGTAGTTGGTTTATTTTTGAGTGTGTACAGAAGAAAGAATCTTGTGTATGTGGATGCTGAAAATGTTCATGTGAAAAATTGAATGAGCGTACAAGAAGGAGAGGGGCTCTGTGGAAAATCTAGAGAAGCAATACAAACTTCCAACGAACATCCAAACGAGGATTATCATTCATGAAAAACATAGTATGAATAAGCAAGAAACTGGTTTTCGGTGCAGCGAAATAAAAGATAAAATACCCAACGCCCTGTTTTAATAACGAGGCGTTTTTTTATATGTGAAATATTTATTCGACTTTAAGAATAATATTTGAAATAATTGGATAAAAAGAGGTGAACAACTTGAAAACAAAAATGTTCATCATCATTACCGCAGCCCTGATTGGATTGTTCATTTATTCTATTCTTTATAACGGGTTTTCCGGAGCAGAGAGCATGGTCATGCGCCAAACCGATGACCCGCCGGATATATCCTATGAAACAACGGATGAAAAGACCATCAAAACAGTAATGGGTATATTGAATCGTTCGAATAAAGTGACTAACACCCAGTATAAACTTGCGGTGACGGAAACTTTCACGTTAGAGCTTGCTGGGGAGGAAATCGAAAAGGAAACGTTATATTTTCACGAAGGATTTTCAAGGAACACAACGTTGATTTCGAGTAACGTGAGACATGCGTATTTTAAAATCAGTGAGAAAGAAACGGAGACAATTTTTAATCTTCTTAAAGGTAAGGGGGAAACAAGATGATGTGGTTTGTGGTTCTTATTGGCGGGACATTACTGTTTGCGCTGGGGATCGAGGTGAAGCGGAGAAGAAGAAGCAATGACTGGCATGTACCTGGCATCGATCCCGGGGAGAGGCCTGGGGAGGACAAAAATTATACAATGGGAGGCGGCCGTGATTCCGGGGGAGGGAGCGGTCAGTTATATGAAGTCCAGAGTGAAACGTTCTGGACTTTTTTTATTTTCTCCAGCAAGTGGAAGCGGATTTGCTAGATACGCGCACAATTTGAATAGAAATGAATGAAAGACCTATACGGATTTTTATTCGGTTCATATACTAGATTATCCCTTTATGAAAGGAGGGGAAAGTATGAGTAAATATAATGATTGTAACTGCAAGAAATGTAAAGAGGACAAGTATGATGATCATAGTGACCATCAGCAGGTAGATACGTGTAATTGCTGTGTCATAGGATTAGAGAAGACGATCAGAGATCACTTCCGTTGTGGAGATACGATTGGTATCACTTTGTTCGGGGAAGCAGGAGCCGGGATTTTCATTGGAAGATTCAGAGGTTTGAAGTACAGTGTACTTGAAATTGATGACCTGCTTGTTCCAGGGACAACCAGTTTTGTTCCATTATGCGAAGTGAATAGTGTTGAAAGAGGCATTCCGTTCCAAGAGCAGCCGCTGCAAGTAGAAAAAAAATAATAGAGTTGGATCAAGAGCTCAGAGTGGCATACTCTGAGCTCTCTTGTACTATTTTTGAATAAATCCCAATCACTTTACTAGATTCAGCATATGAATAATAGTGTAATACTATTTTCAAAGCGAAGGGGGGAATTGACTTGGCACTACAATTAATGAAAATACAAGCGAGTGCGAGTTCGACGATTTCAGTGGCACCGTCTGCTACTAAATTCTTCAATGTCACCAGTGCTGAAACGGCTGCAGGGGCTACTTTGTCTATCGATGCTGCCGATTTCTTCGATGATACAGGGGCTGCAGCAACGGCACTGCCGGCATTAGGTGCGAGTAATAGTTATGTAAATGTCTTTATCAACGGTGTTCTTCAAATGAGTGGAATTTACACATACACAGCAGGAGCAACTGGTGTAGGATCACTGGCCATTGATGTACCGGCAGGGGGAGACCCGATTATTCAGGATTCTTCGATTGTGCTGGAAGTCATCAACTATGTACCGACAGCTTCCACGACAGTCACCACTTAATGAATGAAGA
The nucleotide sequence above comes from Bacillus sp. KH172YL63. Encoded proteins:
- a CDS encoding DUF4183 domain-containing protein, coding for MALQLMKIQASASSTISVAPSATKFFNVTSAETAAGATLSIDAADFFDDTGAAATALPALGASNSYVNVFINGVLQMSGIYTYTAGATGVGSLAIDVPAGGDPIIQDSSIVLEVINYVPTASTTVTT
- a CDS encoding sigma-70 family RNA polymerase sigma factor: MEELSRTKFEEAAVTIEDVVDQYGEDVWKLVFSYVRHEQTADDLTQEIFIKIYKKIDTFAGHSTMRTWIWRVAINHCKDYLNSWYKRRVSPEEDRRFERMRSTSCVEGDVVQRDEDRELEAVVMGLPLKYREIIYLYYYEECPIKEVSSLLGVKENTVKTRLRKAKQLMKERLVNG
- a CDS encoding GNAT family N-acetyltransferase, translating into MNRHVFTAPPILENEKIRLEPMTESHAQDLYKLNTPDIWTYMLREIVTLEEMQAWMGEAIQLREKKLALPFIVRVKGTNKIAGTTRLFDINPIHRSCELGSTWYGREYQRTFVNSACKAMLLGYCFETLGMIRVQFKTDERNERSQKAIERLGAVKEGVLRNERILSNGYIRNAVVYSITNEEWPAVKEQFGKREKRY
- a CDS encoding alpha/beta fold hydrolase, with the translated sequence MNSITGVITIKRIYMLHGFMGTAHTHFSHQISYFGESYELITLDLPGHGHATVASSPDYIEDTITYLIHQLRSTGPGLLMGLSLGASLAIHTALRAPEQVEGVVLTGYSPFIPEELKGIMEKQHEFFLNIEEHDEEAARHFHDLHGEKWKETIQHVLHTMTFHYPAVTKEDLLSIKTPVLLLNGSHDVHEVEAVSFVNKSNPEIEVGLIPDAGHTANIDQPEIFNRVVGSFLNRHSH
- a CDS encoding GNAT family N-acetyltransferase, whose translation is MQLKLKDDMLITVRKYESNDFDKINELNAEEQWNNLVNKKEDTKDAWNQSNIAYVAIHDGQLLGYIRGMTDGAITTFICELLIHQDFRGFGMGDALLQYVHGLYPKTRVEMLASSTSHTYYEQKGYRPFYGFRKTYEEQAVVRK
- a CDS encoding histidine phosphatase family protein — encoded protein: MTTIGFIRHGITEWNILGRAQGTSDIPLNKEGRRQASLMGERLLNEADWDVMIASDLSRAIETAGIIGNKINMPIHHYETRIREINCGEIEGTTEEARLMRWGSNWRNLDLGMERFEDVGERGKEVAEELVQLYNGKRILIVSHGALIGLTLKALLPAAFERTYIDNASMTILRQSEGGWKCELYNCTEHLTRNTSTSVIQQN
- a CDS encoding PadR family transcriptional regulator, with amino-acid sequence MEDRFKNLKRAMDGGSFRDMPFTEEKKQMIKHTINTSRESDDDIQVHILQLLLKEKTGHELHVYLRARGIKKYEERQGFLYTVLHKLEQERILESIWSDGEKRYVISKRGRKLLQQIEEGNVRQRLSFKGLLEGE
- a CDS encoding FtsW/RodA/SpoVE family cell cycle protein, whose protein sequence is MGTKRNEYLDKVIGYVRNKEAKHFVARELQHHLDQEKKYLKDSGLEDSAAEEKAILQMGSAERLGHEMNKLHRPKVDWIMIGLVLVISLIGILPILHMEEAYYKGDEFLVRKVFYLAVGAVISLSLMLFNYKHLQKLKWWIYCLTSLILIAVAIFPNQYINGEGYFVILSFPIDSTVALTSLVLCWVIFLGGTRKKIWWTLPFLFVSISSLFIIPSITAAFVFVLTITVLLWFRYKENRKHMVLGYGIITIIVGFMLSTADLKPYQYERISAFLHPDEYKRTSGYMYIRNQELLSRGGWFGNSGDAEAIADAHSEYALTFITYFYGWIAGGILIITGLFIMYRMIRSIKSIKDPFGRIIIIGGVTLFATQFLYNIGMILGFLPLTGMSLPFVSYGLNPTIQVSVVVGLFLSVYRRKNLVYVDAENVHVKN
- a CDS encoding GNAT family N-acetyltransferase — its product is MYQYFNGLTIREGTESVPADAVEALFQDAGWARNTPDWQKEKFSLIFTNSTWAFTVWDGNDMIGMIRVISDRIMAANIMDLVVLTGYRGRGIGKKLVELCVQKLPHGDWFAHTSANNFPFYKTCGFEVKNLAENGTCAYYGYIQARKDGHR
- a CDS encoding phosphotransferase family protein — translated: MGTGEKRPENEITAMMSPLEQRMKDKKWKLVNKERIHGAHAGQIFRVLVDEGDNRKDSYVYKEFADGRENEVELYLKIPVQMNRFGVIEDVWDEKPKAMLMKDLASPLKGSFSLLSFKEKKNVLQEILQRLSDLHTSDLPEKDMEIHTLSFEWKTWCVEELTKICERYQWASRQWIDVIEEIDKGRSAGKKRLKCPLVLTHGDPHMENVFRYKGEICFIDWEWAALGSPLRDLTILMQDLYDVELIQYATQGYRSMLKSKNLFIEKEDYQSDFTLLYLAHTTMMLAWEIHKFFKGYLTEADIQRIIEFKIGEIRRVASERPDDTDPKE